A window of Pusillimonas sp. T7-7 contains these coding sequences:
- the tal gene encoding transaldolase → MSKQLDSLRQFTTVVADTGDFETMRKYRPTDATTNPSLILKAVQQEENRHLLEKVIRDHGDASASELVDHLLVAFGSEILSIIPGRVSTEVDARLSFDTQASIERARQLIDLYQRSGIARERVLIKLASTWEGIQAAKVLQAEGIRCNMTLLFCLPQALACAQAKVQLISPFVGRIYDWHKKSAGTQWDEAASAGAADPGVQSVKRIYDYYKAYDIPTEIMGASFRNIGQIRALAGCDLLTISPDLLNQLSESSEPLEHQLTPENAKQNAPEWLASNEVSFRTELNQDAMATEKLAEGIRVFVADGIKLDALIAQARGK, encoded by the coding sequence ATGTCCAAGCAGCTTGATTCACTTCGTCAATTTACTACCGTTGTGGCCGATACCGGTGACTTCGAGACCATGCGCAAGTACCGCCCCACCGACGCAACCACCAACCCGTCGCTGATTCTGAAGGCGGTGCAGCAGGAAGAAAATCGCCACTTGCTTGAAAAAGTCATACGTGATCATGGTGACGCATCAGCCAGTGAGCTGGTCGATCACCTGCTGGTTGCTTTTGGCAGCGAAATTCTAAGCATTATCCCGGGGCGGGTGTCCACCGAGGTTGATGCCCGCCTGTCGTTTGACACTCAGGCCAGCATAGAGCGTGCCCGCCAGCTTATCGATTTGTACCAGCGCAGCGGCATTGCCCGCGAGCGCGTGCTGATCAAACTGGCCTCAACCTGGGAAGGCATACAGGCAGCCAAGGTGCTGCAAGCTGAGGGCATACGCTGCAATATGACCTTGCTGTTCTGCCTGCCGCAGGCGCTGGCCTGCGCACAGGCCAAAGTCCAGCTGATTTCTCCTTTCGTTGGCCGTATTTACGACTGGCACAAAAAATCTGCCGGCACGCAGTGGGACGAAGCCGCCAGCGCAGGGGCTGCCGACCCCGGCGTGCAATCGGTCAAACGCATTTACGACTACTACAAAGCCTACGACATCCCCACCGAGATCATGGGTGCAAGCTTCCGCAATATCGGACAAATTCGGGCTTTGGCGGGCTGCGACCTGCTGACCATCAGCCCAGACCTGCTGAACCAGCTGTCAGAGAGCAGCGAGCCGCTGGAGCACCAGCTAACACCCGAAAACGCCAAACAGAATGCGCCCGAATGGCTGGCCAGCAACGAAGTCAGCTTCCGGACGGAACTGAACCAGGACGCCATGGCCACCGAGAAACTGGCCGAGGGCATACGTGTGTTTGTCGCAGACGGCATCAAGCTCGATGCGCTGATTGCGCAGGCTCGTGGAAAATAG
- a CDS encoding PA0069 family radical SAM protein — MHPTPIKGRGSVSNRTSRFDELQRVSFDDEWGSGHHEDGPPRPATVVTNETAKSIISHNDSPDIPFDQSINPYRGCEHGCIYCYARPTHAYLNHSPGLDFETKLYAKHNAAELLRKALSRPSYLPKLIALGANTDPYQPIERRLRITSSILAVLKEFNHPVAITTKSASITQDIDMLAYMASKNLVRVYMSVGSLDGSIARTLEPRASAPGARLNALRKLAQAGIPTGVIVAPVIPALTDHDMEKILFSAKDAGAQYAAYVLLRLPLEISELFREWLAAHHPLKEAHVMNLIKQMRGGKVYDADFRTRMKGSGIFADLIRQRFQKACTKAGLNPDRRAHLTALSTADFLRPTQAGSQGELF, encoded by the coding sequence ATGCATCCTACACCCATCAAAGGCAGGGGCAGTGTCTCGAACAGAACATCGCGGTTCGACGAGCTGCAGCGGGTAAGCTTCGACGATGAATGGGGCAGCGGTCACCACGAAGACGGCCCGCCCCGACCCGCCACCGTCGTTACCAATGAAACGGCCAAGTCGATTATTTCCCATAACGATTCGCCTGACATCCCCTTCGACCAATCCATTAACCCCTACCGTGGGTGCGAACACGGCTGCATCTACTGCTATGCCCGGCCAACGCACGCTTATCTGAATCATTCACCCGGGCTGGACTTCGAAACCAAGTTATATGCCAAACACAACGCCGCCGAGCTTTTGCGCAAGGCGTTGTCTCGGCCCTCTTACCTACCCAAACTGATTGCCCTGGGCGCCAATACCGACCCTTATCAGCCCATAGAAAGACGGCTGCGCATCACCTCATCGATACTGGCTGTGCTGAAAGAATTCAATCACCCCGTTGCCATTACCACCAAGTCTGCCTCCATCACGCAAGATATCGACATGCTTGCGTACATGGCAAGCAAGAATCTGGTTCGTGTGTATATGTCGGTAGGCTCGCTTGACGGCAGCATTGCAAGAACTCTGGAACCACGCGCCAGCGCGCCCGGAGCCCGCCTCAATGCATTGCGTAAGCTTGCCCAGGCAGGCATACCCACCGGCGTGATCGTGGCGCCGGTCATTCCCGCACTCACCGACCACGACATGGAAAAAATTCTGTTCAGCGCAAAAGATGCCGGAGCCCAATACGCGGCTTATGTCCTGCTGCGGCTGCCACTGGAAATAAGTGAACTGTTCCGCGAATGGCTGGCCGCGCATCACCCTCTGAAGGAAGCGCACGTCATGAATCTGATCAAACAGATGCGTGGCGGCAAGGTTTATGATGCAGACTTCAGGACTCGTATGAAAGGCAGCGGTATTTTTGCCGACCTGATTCGGCAACGCTTCCAGAAGGCATGCACGAAAGCCGGGCTGAATCCCGACCGCCGCGCGCACCTTACAGCATTAAGCACTGCTGATTTTCTTCGCCCCACACAAGCAGGAAGCCAAGGCGAATTATTCTAA
- a CDS encoding ABC transporter permease codes for MSKHQSNSFTMRFWQILLLVIVLVAWHYLSLDRNFAFFFGQPVEVARVIWAWFVTNADIYRHLGITLTETVLAFVIGTVAGLGFGLWLGLSRGASALLDPYITAANSMPRVILAPIFGMWFGLGIWSKVALAVTLVFFIVFFNVYQGVREVSSTLLDNARMLGANRKQLLRHVYIPSATSWVFSSLHTSVGLAFVGAVVGEYLGSASGVGYLILQAEGTLDVNTVFAGIVVLTVFALLLDGLVTVVEDRLLAWKPKAGETEKL; via the coding sequence ATGTCGAAACACCAATCCAATTCCTTCACTATGCGTTTCTGGCAGATTTTGCTGCTGGTGATCGTGCTGGTCGCTTGGCATTACCTGTCACTCGATAGAAATTTTGCATTCTTTTTTGGGCAGCCCGTTGAAGTTGCCCGTGTCATCTGGGCCTGGTTCGTAACCAATGCCGATATTTATCGCCATCTGGGCATCACCCTGACAGAAACGGTACTGGCCTTCGTCATTGGCACGGTGGCAGGCCTGGGTTTCGGCCTGTGGCTGGGCCTGTCGCGTGGCGCCAGCGCCTTGCTCGACCCCTACATCACGGCAGCCAACTCCATGCCTCGCGTCATTCTGGCGCCAATCTTCGGCATGTGGTTCGGTTTAGGTATTTGGTCCAAGGTTGCTCTGGCGGTAACCCTGGTGTTTTTCATCGTGTTCTTCAATGTGTATCAGGGCGTGCGCGAAGTCAGTTCTACCTTGCTCGACAACGCGCGCATGCTGGGGGCAAACCGCAAGCAGCTGCTGCGCCACGTGTACATCCCCTCGGCCACCAGTTGGGTGTTTTCCAGCCTGCACACCTCGGTGGGTCTGGCTTTCGTGGGTGCGGTCGTGGGCGAATACCTGGGGTCGGCCAGTGGTGTGGGCTATCTTATCTTGCAGGCCGAAGGCACGCTGGACGTGAATACCGTATTCGCAGGCATAGTCGTTCTGACGGTGTTTGCCCTGCTGCTGGACGGCCTGGTAACCGTGGTGGAAGACCGCCTGCTGGCCTGGAAGCCCAAGGCAGGTGAAACCGAAAAGTTGTAG
- a CDS encoding ABC transporter ATP-binding protein, translating to MPEAALLLDNITCTFASNEGAGKSYTAVKEASISIAPGEFVSVVGPTGCGKSTLLNVGAGLLAPSSGQVKVFGKTLKGVNHRAGYMFQGEALMPWRNALSNVTAGLEFAGVQADQARAQGLEWLKRVGLGGFENRYPHQMSGGMRKRTMLAQTLIRDPDIILMDEPFSALDIQTRQLMENEVLELWMAKRKAVLFITHDLDEAIAMSDRVVVLSAGPATHPIGEFVIDIPRPRDVAEVRGNPRFIELHQAIWSVLRDEVLKGYAQQKRA from the coding sequence ATGCCTGAAGCTGCACTATTGCTGGACAACATTACCTGCACCTTCGCGTCCAACGAGGGCGCGGGTAAAAGCTATACCGCTGTCAAAGAAGCCTCCATCTCCATCGCGCCGGGCGAATTTGTTTCGGTGGTGGGGCCCACAGGCTGCGGAAAATCTACTTTGCTTAACGTGGGGGCGGGTTTGCTGGCCCCTTCGTCAGGCCAGGTCAAGGTATTTGGTAAAACACTCAAAGGGGTGAATCACCGGGCCGGATACATGTTCCAGGGCGAAGCGCTCATGCCCTGGCGCAATGCCCTCTCTAACGTGACAGCAGGGCTTGAATTCGCAGGCGTGCAGGCCGACCAGGCGCGGGCACAAGGCCTGGAATGGCTCAAGCGAGTAGGGCTGGGCGGCTTTGAAAATCGCTACCCCCACCAGATGTCGGGCGGCATGCGCAAACGCACCATGCTGGCGCAAACGCTTATACGCGACCCCGACATCATCCTGATGGACGAGCCTTTTTCAGCGCTCGATATCCAGACTCGCCAACTGATGGAAAACGAGGTGCTGGAATTGTGGATGGCCAAGCGCAAGGCCGTGCTGTTCATTACCCACGACCTGGACGAAGCCATTGCCATGAGCGACAGGGTGGTGGTGCTGTCGGCAGGGCCGGCCACCCATCCCATAGGTGAGTTTGTCATTGATATCCCCCGGCCCCGCGATGTGGCCGAGGTGCGTGGCAATCCGCGTTTCATCGAGCTGCACCAGGCCATCTGGAGCGTCCTGCGCGACGAAGTATTAAAGGGCTATGCCCAACAGAAGCGGGCTTAA
- a CDS encoding YbaB/EbfC family nucleoid-associated protein: MMKGQIAGLMRQAQQMQENMKKAQEALADIVVEGASGGGLVKVSMTCRHDVKRVTIDPSLLADDKDMLEDLVAAAFNDALRKAEATSQEKMSAVTAGMPMPPGMKLPF, from the coding sequence ATGATGAAAGGCCAGATTGCCGGTTTGATGCGCCAGGCACAGCAAATGCAGGAAAACATGAAAAAAGCGCAGGAAGCCCTTGCGGATATCGTTGTAGAAGGTGCTTCGGGCGGCGGGCTGGTCAAGGTATCCATGACCTGCCGGCATGATGTCAAGCGCGTTACCATCGATCCCAGCCTGCTGGCCGACGACAAAGACATGCTCGAGGACCTGGTTGCCGCAGCCTTTAACGACGCGTTGCGCAAAGCTGAAGCCACTTCACAAGAAAAAATGTCTGCCGTCACCGCCGGCATGCCCATGCCCCCCGGGATGAAATTGCCGTTCTGA
- the dnaX gene encoding DNA polymerase III subunit gamma/tau, with product MTYLVLARKWRPRSFETLIGQDHVVRALTHALSTQRLHHAWLFTGTRGVGKTTLSRILAKSLNCETGITATPCGHCQACTEIDAGRFVDYVELDAASNRGVDEMTQLLEQAVYAPGSGRFKVYMIDEVHMLTGHAFNAMLKTLEEPPPHVKFILATTDPQKIPVTVLSRCLQFNLKQMTAESIVAHLQEVLGQESMQYETPALRLLAQAASGSMRDALSLTDQAIAYSAGNLTSEAVQGMLGTIDQQHLVILLRALAAGSAAQVLSVADELATRGLSYSGALADLAVLLSRVAIQQRIPGTIAADDPLADDIAQLATVLHPDQTQLFYSVAVHSRSELSLAPDEYAGFVMACLRMLALVPPDTTPPAAPPPGRDAADSAAPEPAPISPARVTETPVQQPSGLDANDVPAWEDAPSHQAQNHEHKPSVVVQAAEPEGFETMQPAADDEARYEPVGMDASDFDGPPDDFQEASYVPDDMAPDGFVPDDAMSAALAGGRKKTKAPRLKSMTAQEWPGLAAALPVTGWAAELARQSEWVGVEGEQLTLRVAILSREDSAGRLRLQTVLSEHFGTVIRLKIEYGSTGDETAHAVEQAQRAVRQQEAEQAVANDPFVQTLISEFGAKVVPGSISATPQRRVA from the coding sequence ATGACTTATCTGGTACTGGCGCGTAAATGGCGGCCACGTTCGTTTGAGACTCTAATCGGCCAGGATCACGTGGTTCGTGCGCTTACACACGCACTATCCACGCAGCGCCTGCACCACGCCTGGCTGTTTACCGGCACCCGCGGGGTAGGTAAAACGACTTTGTCGCGTATTCTGGCCAAGTCGCTCAACTGCGAGACAGGCATAACCGCTACACCTTGCGGGCATTGCCAGGCGTGCACTGAAATCGACGCCGGCCGCTTTGTTGATTATGTCGAGCTCGATGCCGCATCCAATCGCGGTGTCGACGAAATGACGCAATTGCTCGAGCAGGCTGTGTACGCTCCTGGCAGCGGCCGCTTCAAGGTCTACATGATCGACGAAGTCCACATGCTGACCGGCCATGCCTTCAATGCCATGCTGAAAACGCTCGAAGAGCCGCCGCCGCACGTCAAGTTCATCCTGGCCACGACCGACCCACAAAAGATTCCCGTTACCGTGCTGTCGCGCTGTCTGCAGTTCAATCTGAAGCAGATGACGGCAGAATCCATTGTGGCGCATTTGCAGGAAGTCCTTGGTCAGGAAAGCATGCAATACGAAACCCCCGCCCTGCGCTTGCTCGCCCAGGCGGCTTCAGGTTCCATGCGCGATGCCTTGTCATTGACTGATCAAGCCATTGCCTATAGTGCCGGCAACCTCACCAGCGAGGCGGTTCAGGGCATGTTGGGCACAATAGACCAGCAGCATCTGGTCATTTTGCTGCGGGCCTTGGCAGCGGGTAGCGCCGCGCAGGTATTGAGCGTGGCCGACGAACTCGCCACACGTGGCCTGTCTTATTCCGGCGCATTGGCCGATCTGGCCGTATTATTGTCACGCGTTGCCATTCAGCAGCGCATTCCGGGCACGATTGCAGCCGACGATCCTTTGGCTGACGACATCGCTCAGCTGGCCACCGTGCTGCACCCAGACCAAACCCAGCTTTTCTATTCTGTCGCCGTGCACAGCCGCAGCGAGTTGTCGCTGGCGCCCGATGAATACGCCGGCTTTGTCATGGCTTGCCTGCGTATGCTGGCGCTGGTGCCTCCCGACACAACGCCGCCTGCAGCACCGCCGCCGGGTAGGGACGCCGCCGATTCTGCTGCGCCAGAACCCGCTCCCATAAGCCCTGCACGGGTGACTGAAACGCCGGTCCAACAGCCAAGCGGCCTCGATGCCAATGATGTGCCCGCTTGGGAAGATGCACCGTCACACCAGGCGCAAAACCACGAGCACAAGCCATCGGTGGTCGTGCAGGCCGCCGAGCCTGAGGGCTTTGAAACCATGCAGCCCGCTGCCGACGACGAGGCGCGCTACGAGCCCGTTGGCATGGACGCCTCTGATTTTGACGGACCGCCCGACGATTTCCAGGAAGCCTCTTATGTACCCGACGACATGGCCCCGGATGGCTTTGTGCCAGACGACGCAATGTCTGCGGCGCTGGCAGGCGGCCGAAAAAAGACCAAGGCGCCGCGGCTGAAAAGCATGACTGCCCAGGAATGGCCTGGGCTGGCGGCAGCGCTGCCCGTAACAGGTTGGGCAGCCGAGCTGGCTCGCCAAAGCGAATGGGTGGGTGTCGAGGGTGAACAGCTGACCTTGCGCGTGGCTATCTTGTCGAGGGAAGACAGCGCCGGCAGGTTGCGTTTGCAAACCGTCTTGTCCGAGCATTTCGGCACAGTCATCCGTTTGAAGATTGAATACGGCAGCACGGGCGATGAAACAGCCCATGCCGTCGAGCAGGCACAGAGGGCAGTCCGGCAGCAAGAGGCCGAGCAGGCCGTGGCCAACGATCCCTTCGTTCAGACACTGATCTCCGAGTTTGGCGCTAAAGTTGTGCCAGGCTCCATCAGCGCCACACCCCAAAGGCGGGTAGCTTAG
- a CDS encoding winged helix-turn-helix domain-containing protein codes for MSSIEISQQHARRIWLHAQRLDTAAPFGDGAIATPAAIKHLGYVQIDTINVIERCHHHILWTRIPAYRREHLHQAQTVDKTVFEYWTHALSYIPTSDLRFFIGDMRQQRKSPKSWFSSVTESDLRKVITRIRDYGALSIRDINDDKLVEKDHAWASRKPSKRALQLAFHIGKLTVSERTGMLKTYELMDRHFQWEDPPRKASEGQVIAYQLDRALRSQGVVSLDSICHLNPGRKPLMRQLIEKRLRRGALVSVAIDGASKIEHWSTPETLACAPAQTEGVHILSPFDPLIIQRKRLKLFFDYEHLFEAYVPKEKRIFGYLGLPVLVDDEIVAVLDLKADRNNRHLLLQKWSKVGKKGQSAHKRLIEEKLHLFEQFQFAS; via the coding sequence ATGTCCTCCATAGAAATAAGCCAACAACACGCCCGCCGTATCTGGCTGCACGCTCAAAGACTGGACACCGCCGCTCCCTTCGGGGACGGCGCCATAGCCACGCCGGCGGCGATCAAGCATCTTGGCTATGTACAAATCGACACCATCAACGTCATCGAGCGCTGCCATCACCACATTCTGTGGACACGAATTCCAGCGTATCGGCGTGAGCACCTGCACCAGGCACAAACCGTCGACAAGACTGTTTTCGAGTACTGGACTCATGCCTTATCGTACATACCGACCAGCGATCTGAGGTTTTTCATCGGCGACATGCGGCAACAGCGTAAATCGCCCAAAAGCTGGTTCAGCTCTGTAACTGAAAGCGACCTTCGCAAGGTCATTACGCGCATCCGCGACTACGGAGCCTTGTCGATCCGAGATATCAATGACGACAAGCTGGTGGAAAAAGATCATGCCTGGGCCAGCCGAAAGCCGTCGAAACGGGCATTGCAGCTGGCTTTTCATATCGGAAAACTGACAGTCAGCGAACGCACCGGCATGCTCAAGACATACGAGCTTATGGATAGGCATTTCCAGTGGGAAGATCCACCCCGGAAAGCCAGCGAAGGACAAGTCATTGCTTACCAGCTCGACAGGGCGCTGAGGTCGCAGGGCGTAGTCAGCCTGGACTCCATTTGCCACTTGAACCCTGGACGCAAGCCTTTGATGCGCCAACTTATTGAAAAGCGGCTGCGGCGTGGAGCGCTGGTTTCTGTGGCGATTGATGGCGCCAGCAAGATCGAACACTGGTCCACCCCGGAAACCCTGGCCTGCGCTCCTGCGCAGACAGAGGGCGTGCACATCCTTTCACCGTTTGACCCGCTCATCATTCAACGCAAACGGTTGAAACTATTCTTCGATTACGAGCATCTGTTCGAAGCCTATGTACCCAAAGAAAAGCGTATTTTTGGCTACCTGGGCCTGCCCGTGCTGGTGGATGATGAAATCGTGGCTGTCCTTGATCTTAAGGCGGATCGCAACAACCGCCATCTGCTACTGCAAAAATGGAGCAAGGTAGGCAAAAAAGGCCAATCGGCGCACAAACGGCTGATCGAGGAAAAACTGCATTTATTCGAGCAATTTCAATTCGCCTCGTAA
- the carA gene encoding glutamine-hydrolyzing carbamoyl-phosphate synthase small subunit, producing MLPSLFLKGSNQAPSAILALADGTIFKGVSIGADGYCVAEIVFNTAMTGYQEILTDPSYSGQIVTLTYPHIGNTGVNEEDVESNRVHAAGLVVRDCALRVSNFRATQSLPDYLKAEGVVAISGIDTRKLTRILRDGGAQGACILVGDDADRAVQLAKGFPGMSGQDLAKTVSTKTADSWREGTWQLGQGFTQPTEATYHVVAYDYGIKTNILRLLADRGCRITLVPAQTPVQDVLDLKPDGIFLSNGPGDPEPCDYAIATCKVALEQKIPLFGICLGQQILGLGLGAKTIKMKAGHHGANHPVQDLDTGRVFITSQNHGFNVDKDSLPANARMTHVSLFDGTLQGFELTDTPAFCFQGHPEASPGPHDIVVLFDKFISLMAGQK from the coding sequence GTGCTGCCGTCACTCTTTTTAAAGGGGTCTAATCAGGCTCCTTCAGCAATTCTTGCCTTGGCAGACGGTACCATCTTCAAGGGTGTCTCCATCGGCGCCGATGGGTATTGCGTCGCCGAAATCGTATTCAACACCGCCATGACTGGCTACCAAGAGATCCTGACCGATCCCAGTTACAGTGGTCAGATCGTTACTTTAACGTATCCGCATATTGGCAACACGGGGGTCAACGAAGAAGACGTCGAGTCCAACCGTGTGCATGCCGCAGGGCTGGTGGTGCGCGATTGCGCTTTGCGGGTGTCCAATTTCCGCGCGACGCAATCCTTGCCTGACTACCTCAAGGCGGAAGGCGTTGTCGCCATTTCGGGCATAGACACGCGTAAGCTCACACGCATATTGCGTGATGGCGGGGCGCAGGGCGCCTGCATTCTGGTGGGTGACGACGCTGACCGCGCGGTGCAGTTGGCCAAAGGTTTTCCGGGCATGTCGGGTCAAGACCTGGCCAAAACAGTGTCTACCAAGACAGCCGATAGCTGGCGTGAAGGCACCTGGCAGCTAGGCCAGGGCTTTACTCAGCCTACCGAGGCGACTTACCACGTCGTGGCTTACGACTACGGCATCAAAACGAATATTTTGCGCCTTTTGGCCGATCGCGGCTGTCGCATTACCCTGGTGCCGGCCCAAACCCCAGTCCAGGATGTCCTGGATCTGAAGCCAGACGGCATCTTCCTGTCCAATGGCCCGGGCGACCCCGAGCCTTGCGACTACGCCATAGCCACTTGCAAAGTGGCGCTAGAGCAAAAAATACCCTTGTTCGGCATTTGCCTGGGGCAGCAAATCCTGGGCCTGGGCCTGGGCGCCAAAACCATCAAAATGAAGGCGGGGCATCACGGAGCCAACCACCCGGTGCAAGACCTTGATACCGGACGTGTCTTCATCACGAGCCAGAACCATGGGTTCAATGTCGACAAAGACAGCCTGCCGGCCAACGCCCGCATGACGCATGTGTCTTTGTTTGACGGCACCTTGCAAGGCTTCGAGCTTACCGACACCCCGGCCTTCTGCTTCCAGGGGCATCCCGAAGCCAGCCCAGGCCCACACGACATCGTGGTGCTTTTCGACAAATTCATCAGCCTCATGGCTGGACAAAAATAA
- the recR gene encoding recombination mediator RecR: MESPLPEPEPLTSLIEALRRLPGVGVRSARRMAYHLLQYDISGAEQLSRALASAAQGLRHCARCNGFAEEDVCATCTNPKRDPSLLCVVETPADQNMIESSHGYRGLYYVLMGRLTPLEGVGPRALQFDRLIQRVSDGIVQEVILATNFTAEGETTAHYLSELLRARGLTVSRLARGVPAGSELEYVDAGTIAWALMERRNA; this comes from the coding sequence ATGGAATCGCCGCTACCCGAGCCAGAGCCGCTCACCAGCCTTATTGAAGCATTGCGCCGCTTGCCCGGCGTGGGTGTGCGCTCGGCCCGCCGTATGGCCTACCACCTGCTTCAATACGATATTAGCGGAGCGGAGCAGCTAAGCCGTGCCCTGGCCTCGGCGGCACAGGGGCTGCGCCACTGTGCCCGGTGTAATGGTTTTGCAGAAGAAGACGTGTGCGCCACGTGTACCAACCCCAAGCGTGACCCATCCTTGCTGTGTGTCGTTGAAACCCCGGCCGATCAAAACATGATCGAGTCCAGCCATGGCTATCGCGGCTTGTACTATGTATTGATGGGACGCTTGACGCCGCTTGAAGGCGTTGGTCCGCGGGCATTGCAATTCGACCGTCTTATACAGCGGGTCAGCGATGGCATAGTGCAAGAAGTCATTTTGGCCACCAACTTCACGGCCGAAGGCGAAACGACTGCACATTATCTTTCCGAGCTCTTGCGTGCCCGGGGCCTGACGGTTTCCCGTCTGGCTCGGGGCGTACCGGCCGGTAGTGAACTTGAGTATGTTGATGCGGGCACCATCGCATGGGCCCTGATGGAAAGACGCAATGCCTGA
- a CDS encoding ABC transporter substrate-binding protein encodes MSISRRELLKLAGVAGAVTIAPGIVRAQELEKKDVAIAVGGQALIYYLPLSIANLNGYFKDEGLNAKVIDFAGGSKALQAVVGGSADVVSGAFEHTINLQSKGQMYRAFAQQGQAPMIVLAVSTKTMADYKTPADLKGKKIGVTAPGSSTNMMASFFLAQHGLKPTDVSFVGVGAGAGAITAMRTGQIDAIANLDPVISTLLKEDAIKIIADTRTLKDTHQIFGGNMPSGCLYTSQEFIDANPNTTQALANAIFRADQWIQKATPDEIAKVVPEGYLLGDPELYKLALKGNKEALSPDGTVAKDGPETALKALAAFVPNFPTDKIDISKIWTNDFVAKAKQKYANA; translated from the coding sequence ATGTCCATATCCCGTCGTGAACTGCTTAAGCTGGCTGGCGTTGCCGGCGCTGTAACCATTGCCCCAGGCATCGTGCGCGCCCAGGAACTTGAAAAGAAAGACGTCGCCATTGCCGTCGGCGGTCAAGCCCTGATTTATTACCTGCCCCTGTCCATCGCCAACCTCAATGGCTATTTCAAGGACGAAGGGCTGAATGCCAAGGTTATCGATTTTGCCGGCGGCTCCAAGGCCCTGCAGGCGGTCGTGGGCGGTAGCGCCGACGTGGTCTCCGGAGCCTTCGAACACACCATCAACCTGCAGTCCAAGGGCCAGATGTACCGTGCCTTTGCACAGCAAGGGCAGGCGCCCATGATTGTGCTCGCTGTGTCAACCAAGACCATGGCCGACTACAAAACGCCAGCCGACCTCAAGGGCAAGAAAATCGGCGTCACTGCCCCTGGTTCGTCCACCAACATGATGGCCAGCTTCTTCCTGGCCCAGCATGGCCTCAAGCCTACCGACGTCTCTTTCGTCGGGGTTGGTGCGGGCGCTGGCGCCATCACGGCCATGCGTACCGGTCAGATCGACGCCATAGCCAATCTTGATCCGGTCATCAGCACCCTGCTCAAAGAAGATGCCATCAAGATCATTGCCGATACGCGTACTCTTAAAGACACGCATCAGATCTTTGGCGGCAATATGCCGTCGGGTTGCCTGTATACCTCGCAGGAATTCATCGACGCCAACCCCAACACGACCCAGGCGCTGGCCAATGCCATTTTTCGCGCCGACCAGTGGATACAAAAGGCAACGCCCGACGAAATCGCCAAAGTGGTGCCCGAAGGCTACTTGCTGGGTGACCCCGAGCTCTACAAGCTGGCGCTCAAGGGCAATAAAGAAGCCTTGTCGCCCGATGGTACCGTGGCTAAAGACGGTCCTGAAACCGCGCTGAAGGCGCTGGCGGCATTCGTGCCCAACTTCCCGACCGACAAGATCGATATTTCAAAAATCTGGACCAACGATTTCGTTGCCAAAGCCAAGCAAAAATACGCCAATGCCTGA